In Parus major isolate Abel chromosome 19, Parus_major1.1, whole genome shotgun sequence, a genomic segment contains:
- the PIPOX gene encoding peroxisomal sarcosine oxidase, whose product MAAPSQPQKSTYDVIVIGAGIQGSFTAYHLAQHHKDTLLLEQFLLPHSRGSSHGQSRIIRSAYPQQYYSCMMPESFRLWQQLEAETGTTLYRQTGLVLLGPAGDPELEACRRSLGVDEVLDAAALAQRFPGFQLQAGQVAVLDSTAGVLFADRALRAAQKVFCQRGGTLRDGEKVLHIKPGVMVTVTTTAGVYQAPRLIITAGAWTGAFVEQLGLCLPLQPLRIDVCYWREKQPGSTSLGDVSPCFLTLGLSQAPHGIYGLPSIEYPGLMKVCHHHGSPTDPEKRDQASSSAPRPDIAVLSSFISSYLPRLETQPAVMETCLYTNTPDEDFILDRHPKFSNIVIGAGFSGHGFKLAPVVGKLLCELSLGEEPSYDMAHFAITRFPGVLRAAQ is encoded by the exons ATGGCTGCCCCGAGCCAGCCCCAGAAGTCCACCTACGATGTCATTGTCATTGGGGCTGGCATCCAGGGCTCTTTCACTGCCTACCACCTGGCCCAGCACCACAAGGacactctgctgctggagcag TTCCTCCTGCCCCACTCTCGGGGCAGCTCACATGGGCAGAGCCGCATCATCCGCAGCGCCTACCCCCAGCAGTATTACTCCTGCATGATGCCTGAAAGCTTCcgcctctggcagcagctggaggccGAGACCGGCACCACCCTCTACAG GCAGACAGGattggtgctgctggggccGGCGGGAGATCCCGAGCTGGAGGCCTGCAGGAGGAGCCTTGGTGTTGACGAGGTCCTGGACGCCGCGGCGCTGGCCCAGCGCTTCCCTGGCTTCCAGCTGCAAGCTGGCCAGGTGGCCGTGCTggacagcactgctggggtgcTCTTCGCTGACCGGGCTCTGCGGGCAGCGCAG AAGGTCTTTTGCCAACGTGGAGGCACCCTGCGGGATGGGGAGAAGGTGCTGCACATCAAACCTGGGGTCATGGTCACTGTCACCACCACTGCTGGGGTGTACCAAGCCCCCCGGCTCATCATCACGGCTGGAGCCTGGACCGGTGCCTTCGTGGAACAACTGGGTCTCTGCCTGCCGCTGCAG CCCCTGCGCATCGATGTCTGCTACTGGAGGGAGAAGCAGCCTGGGAGCACCAGCTTGGGTGATGTCAGTCCCTGCTTCTTGACCCTGGGGCTGAGCCAAGCCCCCCACGGTATCTACGGGCTGCCCTCCATTGAGTACCCAGGTCTGATGAAG GTATGCCACCACCACGGCAGCCCCACTGACCCAGAGAAGCGGGATCAGGCCTCCTCGAGTGCTCCCCGCCCTGACATCGCTGTCTTGAGCAGCTTCATCAGCAGCTATCTGCCCAGGCTGGAGACCCAGCCAGCGGTGATGGAGACCTGCCTCTACACG AACACTCCAGATGAAGATTTCATCCTGGACCGGCACCCTAAGTTCAGCAACATCGTCATTGGTGCCGGCTTCTCAG gcCATGGGTTCAAGCTGGCACCAGTGGTGGGGAAGTTGCTGTGTGAGCTGAGCCTGGGTGAGGAGCCATCCTATGACATGGCCCACTTTGCCATCACTCGTTTCCCCGGCGTGCTTAGGGCTGCACAGTAG